In one Prosthecochloris aestuarii DSM 271 genomic region, the following are encoded:
- a CDS encoding cell division ATP-binding protein FtsE: protein MISFVNVDLELGNKTVLKDVNLSIQPGQLVYIVGKSGSGKTTLLKALYMEIKPVRGEVSIGGYSSSTIKRRQIPLLRRKLGVVFQDFRLLEDRTVYDNLAFVLMVTNTRQSLIRDRVMHALEQVGLAHTAKQMPLNLSGGEQQRVAIARALVREPIAILADEPTGNLDPDTSLEILEYLKKINETGIMVIVATHDYELARNHPSTTMLIQGQQLCETTFGDCSAGYRPVKPSCIPGTSAEGKSNAPERL from the coding sequence ATGATATCATTTGTCAATGTAGACCTTGAACTCGGCAACAAAACGGTCCTGAAGGATGTCAACCTCTCCATCCAGCCAGGGCAACTCGTCTATATCGTCGGCAAAAGCGGAAGCGGCAAAACCACGCTGCTCAAGGCGCTCTATATGGAAATCAAGCCAGTCAGGGGAGAGGTTTCAATCGGCGGCTATAGCTCTTCGACTATAAAACGCCGCCAGATTCCTCTGCTTCGACGAAAACTCGGGGTAGTGTTTCAGGACTTCAGACTGCTTGAAGACCGAACGGTTTATGACAATCTGGCATTTGTGCTGATGGTCACCAATACCCGTCAATCCCTCATCCGCGACAGAGTGATGCATGCGCTTGAACAAGTAGGGCTCGCTCATACTGCAAAACAGATGCCGCTTAATCTTTCAGGAGGCGAGCAGCAGCGGGTTGCTATAGCCCGGGCACTGGTCAGGGAACCCATAGCTATTCTTGCTGACGAACCGACAGGTAATCTTGACCCGGACACCTCTCTTGAAATCCTCGAGTATCTGAAAAAAATCAACGAAACAGGCATCATGGTCATTGTTGCGACCCATGATTACGAACTGGCCAGAAATCATCCCTCAACAACCATGCTGATACAAGGACAGCAGCTCTGCGAAACAACGTTCGGAGACTGCTCTGCCGGCTACAGGCCGGTCAAGCCTTCATGCATTCCAGGAACATCTGCCGAAGGAAAGAGCAATGCACCCGAGAGGCTCTGA
- a CDS encoding DUF4293 domain-containing protein, with protein MLARIQTLYLVIAALLACSSSFLPFWHFTAEESIVLSDFAPVAEAGLIHTTTLYLSSILSPLSALLSIAAIFFYSNRRLQSTMIIALILLFLLDLLSGLAAAHFMNEWLQNTSSSTLEHAPGAGFFVLIPEPLLFWLAMKGIQKDEKIATAYKRL; from the coding sequence ATGCTTGCAAGAATTCAAACGCTCTATCTTGTCATCGCCGCCCTCCTGGCATGCTCAAGTTCGTTTCTTCCATTCTGGCACTTCACCGCCGAAGAGAGCATCGTTCTGTCTGATTTTGCCCCCGTTGCTGAAGCAGGTCTCATTCATACCACCACGCTCTACCTGTCGAGCATCCTGTCTCCGCTCAGCGCTCTGCTGTCGATTGCCGCCATTTTTTTCTATTCGAACAGACGTCTGCAAAGCACTATGATCATAGCGCTTATCCTTCTCTTTCTTCTTGATCTGCTCTCCGGTCTTGCAGCAGCTCACTTCATGAACGAATGGCTACAGAACACCTCTTCATCGACACTCGAACACGCTCCGGGAGCAGGGTTCTTCGTCCTTATCCCTGAACCACTGCTTTTCTGGCTCGCGATGAAAGGGATACAGAAAGACGAAAAAATTGCTACCGCCTATAAACGACTCTGA
- a CDS encoding cation diffusion facilitator family transporter, which produces MAKRQAIPSRVSINAVKHMEHNEQVLSERTFKGRKAKKGLRFAVSVTGLIFLVELIGGWVSGSLALMADAGHMATDLFALSISYLAIRLSARPSTKKRSYGYFRIEIIAALINGVILCITALFITIEAWKRISLPKEIDSAQMLVFGIIGLTANIASAIMLHREQKNSVNVKAAYIHILSDLAGSVGVVAGSILISLTRITTIDSIISFIIAILIVQSALKIIREAVDVLMESVPPELDIQEIEEALLNFRHVEGLHDLHVWALTSGVNALSCHLLVKNLDAGQNILVPIHRELKEKYNIDHVTIQLEDERFIAAHNKG; this is translated from the coding sequence ATGGCGAAGCGACAAGCCATCCCGAGCCGGGTATCAATCAATGCTGTTAAGCACATGGAACATAACGAACAGGTTCTGTCGGAAAGAACATTTAAAGGAAGAAAAGCCAAAAAAGGGCTTCGGTTCGCTGTCAGCGTCACCGGCCTCATCTTTCTTGTTGAGCTGATAGGCGGGTGGGTGTCAGGCAGCCTTGCCCTGATGGCCGATGCAGGCCATATGGCAACAGACCTTTTCGCCTTATCTATCAGCTATCTCGCTATCCGATTGAGTGCCAGGCCATCGACAAAAAAAAGATCCTACGGCTATTTCCGGATCGAAATCATCGCAGCCCTCATCAACGGAGTCATTCTCTGTATCACAGCTCTTTTTATCACCATTGAAGCGTGGAAAAGAATTTCCCTGCCGAAAGAAATCGATAGCGCCCAAATGCTGGTTTTCGGAATTATCGGCCTGACTGCCAACATAGCCAGCGCAATCATGCTGCACAGGGAACAGAAAAACAGTGTCAACGTCAAAGCAGCTTATATCCACATTCTGAGCGATCTTGCCGGATCTGTTGGTGTTGTGGCAGGATCGATCCTCATCAGTCTTACCCGAATCACGACAATCGACAGCATAATAAGCTTTATCATAGCAATCCTGATTGTGCAAAGCGCACTGAAAATTATCAGAGAAGCCGTCGATGTCCTCATGGAGTCAGTACCTCCTGAGCTCGACATTCAGGAAATTGAAGAGGCTCTGCTTAACTTCAGGCATGTCGAAGGACTGCACGATCTTCATGTCTGGGCCCTGACCAGCGGGGTCAACGCCCTCAGCTGTCACCTTCTTGTCAAGAATCTTGACGCAGGGCAAAATATCCTTGTGCCGATTCATAGAGAGTTGAAGGAAAAATACAATATTGATCATGTAACCATTCAGCTTGAAGATGAACGCTTTATTGCAGCTCATAATAAAGGGTAG
- a CDS encoding co-chaperone GroES: MRGNIDKFIVVGDRVLIRPKSNDNKTKSGIYLPPGVQEKEKIQSGYVLKIGPGYPVGPPPQSDEPWKEDISTPQYIPLQARVGDLAVFMQNSAYEIEFEEEKYLVVPHAAILLLVREDDELEYYLK, translated from the coding sequence ATGAGAGGGAATATAGATAAATTTATTGTTGTTGGTGACAGGGTGTTGATCAGACCGAAATCAAATGATAACAAAACCAAATCAGGTATATACCTTCCTCCCGGTGTACAGGAAAAGGAAAAGATCCAAAGTGGCTATGTGCTCAAAATTGGTCCGGGTTATCCGGTTGGACCTCCTCCACAAAGTGATGAACCATGGAAGGAGGATATTTCAACTCCGCAGTATATTCCTTTACAGGCAAGAGTCGGCGATCTTGCAGTGTTCATGCAGAACAGTGCCTATGAAATCGAGTTTGAGGAAGAGAAGTACCTTGTTGTGCCTCATGCAGCCATTCTTCTTCTTGTCAGGGAGGATGATGAACTTGAGTATTACCTGAAATAA
- the mreC gene encoding rod shape-determining protein MreC: MSKVSKYFIAHNSYLLLFIYCVISGILIRYNEIATLQSLQSGAMELRSGLSEKITGIGQYFTLTKQNEQLMQQNARLLSEVLFQESMLKDSVEIRKLLEFRDKNPVRFITAKVVDRRFDSKENMLIVNAGSNQGVRKDMAVLTPDGLIGRVIMVSSNYSRVMPVIHTDFSVSVVSDSNRTNGILQWQGESERYASLLHVPLSSALGNNENIYTSDFSTFALKAIPVGRIVKLEEGKQFYDITVELAVDFSSLHYVLIAEKTVDQEKIDIMQTTDSQ; this comes from the coding sequence GTGTCGAAAGTCTCCAAATATTTTATTGCGCACAACAGCTATCTGCTGCTTTTTATCTATTGCGTCATATCAGGGATACTCATCAGATATAACGAGATAGCCACACTGCAGAGCCTCCAGTCAGGAGCCATGGAGCTTCGATCAGGCTTATCTGAGAAGATAACCGGTATCGGGCAGTATTTCACGTTGACGAAGCAAAACGAGCAGCTGATGCAGCAGAATGCCAGACTGCTTTCTGAAGTTCTGTTTCAGGAAAGCATGCTGAAAGATTCGGTGGAAATCCGCAAGCTCCTTGAGTTCAGAGATAAGAATCCGGTCAGATTCATCACGGCAAAAGTAGTCGACAGAAGATTTGACAGCAAGGAAAATATGCTCATCGTGAACGCCGGATCAAATCAGGGCGTACGAAAAGATATGGCGGTACTTACTCCTGACGGACTTATTGGCAGAGTGATCATGGTATCATCGAATTATTCCAGGGTCATGCCTGTCATCCATACAGATTTCAGCGTCAGCGTCGTCTCCGACAGCAACAGAACGAACGGAATTCTTCAATGGCAGGGAGAAAGTGAGCGGTATGCCTCACTCCTCCACGTTCCTTTGAGCAGTGCGCTTGGCAATAACGAAAACATCTATACATCTGATTTCAGCACATTCGCGTTAAAGGCAATCCCGGTGGGCCGGATAGTAAAGCTTGAAGAAGGAAAACAGTTTTATGACATAACCGTAGAACTGGCTGTCGATTTCTCCTCACTGCACTACGTGCTTATTGCCGAGAAGACCGTCGATCAGGAAAAAATCGACATCATGCAGACAACTGACAGCCAATAA
- the mrdA gene encoding penicillin-binding protein 2, with translation MDKIQQRTLNVSLIVIAVFVALFARLVYLQVFEYKELGSISDANSLRRIWVQPPRGRMIDRNGDIIVTNQPLYTIKVIPSEFSDERKELMALLLNINPDELESRIQKGYRYNRFAPVVVGRDIAQEDMMRLNENLWQLPGVLIEVENKRKYSSPVNASHILGYLNLISKKQLETMADKGYTPDDKTGSKGLEKFYEEPLRGSKGVRYELVNSVGRVVGKFENGQKDEPFINGNDLYLTLDTGLQELAETLLKKTEKSGAVVAIDPNSGGILAMASEPDYDLEILNGRTDSKEWSKIVRDPRKPLFNRAIQATYPPGSIYKLLLAIAGLETKAISPDKRIFCSGVFRLGRGRFLCHGGQGHGSVDMKKAIIESCNTYFYNLIFDVGFEKWSEYGRMFGFGKTTGLDLPGERSAPLPSPEYYDKRYGKGKWTKGYLVSLSIGQGELGTTPLQLAAFTATIANRGTYYQPHLVKGYREAKNDNYVQLDFSEEKLPVSEETFEFIAESMAGVVEKGTGRLAAIDGIRVAGKTGTAQNPHGKDHAWFVAFAPVEKPVIAVAVLVENAGYGGSISAPIARDIIDLYINGPDTTATAVDSTAAITSDRATPAATPARIIATQNVQDSALTAIPDSLKKLNNNETNAF, from the coding sequence ATGGATAAAATTCAGCAAAGAACACTGAACGTGTCATTGATTGTCATTGCTGTTTTTGTCGCTCTCTTTGCCCGTCTGGTCTATCTGCAGGTTTTTGAGTACAAGGAACTCGGTTCGATTTCCGATGCAAACAGTCTCCGCAGAATCTGGGTTCAACCGCCGAGAGGCCGTATGATCGACAGAAACGGCGACATTATCGTCACCAATCAGCCACTCTACACGATCAAGGTGATTCCTTCGGAGTTCAGCGACGAGAGAAAGGAACTCATGGCCCTGCTGTTAAACATCAACCCGGACGAACTGGAATCGAGAATTCAGAAAGGATATCGATACAACCGCTTCGCTCCCGTTGTCGTCGGCAGAGATATCGCTCAGGAGGATATGATGCGCCTGAATGAAAATCTCTGGCAGCTACCCGGAGTGCTCATCGAAGTTGAGAACAAAAGAAAATATTCCAGTCCGGTCAATGCGTCACATATCCTCGGCTACCTGAACCTCATTTCAAAAAAGCAGCTGGAAACCATGGCCGACAAAGGCTATACGCCTGATGATAAAACCGGAAGCAAGGGACTCGAAAAATTTTATGAAGAACCGTTACGAGGCAGCAAAGGAGTCCGATACGAACTGGTCAACTCCGTTGGAAGAGTTGTCGGCAAGTTTGAGAATGGTCAAAAAGACGAACCCTTCATCAATGGCAACGACCTCTACCTGACACTGGACACCGGGCTTCAGGAGCTTGCCGAGACGCTTCTGAAAAAGACAGAAAAATCCGGTGCTGTCGTCGCTATAGACCCGAACTCCGGAGGCATTCTGGCTATGGCCAGCGAACCGGATTACGATCTTGAAATCCTTAACGGGAGAACCGACAGTAAAGAATGGAGCAAAATTGTACGCGACCCCAGAAAACCTCTTTTCAACCGCGCTATTCAGGCAACATATCCTCCTGGATCCATCTACAAGCTGCTCCTTGCTATCGCAGGACTTGAAACAAAGGCCATCAGTCCTGACAAAAGGATCTTCTGCAGCGGGGTGTTCAGGTTGGGAAGAGGCCGCTTTCTCTGCCATGGTGGACAAGGGCACGGATCAGTCGACATGAAAAAAGCTATCATAGAATCATGCAATACCTACTTCTACAACCTGATTTTCGATGTCGGTTTTGAAAAATGGTCAGAATACGGCAGAATGTTCGGGTTTGGCAAAACAACAGGCCTCGACCTTCCCGGCGAACGTTCAGCCCCGCTCCCCTCACCTGAATACTACGACAAGCGATACGGCAAAGGCAAATGGACAAAAGGATACCTTGTCAGCCTTTCCATCGGTCAGGGAGAGCTTGGAACAACACCGCTCCAGCTTGCCGCATTTACAGCGACAATCGCAAACAGAGGGACCTACTATCAGCCTCACCTGGTCAAGGGGTACCGCGAGGCAAAAAACGACAACTATGTCCAACTCGACTTCTCGGAAGAGAAACTGCCTGTATCCGAAGAAACCTTTGAGTTCATTGCTGAATCAATGGCTGGCGTTGTCGAGAAAGGCACAGGGCGGCTCGCAGCCATTGATGGCATAAGAGTGGCAGGAAAAACCGGCACGGCGCAGAACCCTCACGGCAAAGACCATGCATGGTTTGTCGCATTTGCTCCAGTTGAAAAACCGGTGATCGCCGTAGCTGTTCTGGTAGAAAATGCCGGCTATGGCGGTAGCATCTCCGCGCCGATAGCGCGAGACATTATCGATTTATACATCAACGGGCCCGACACAACAGCAACTGCAGTCGATTCAACCGCAGCCATAACGTCCGACAGAGCCACACCAGCCGCAACTCCCGCTCGGATAATTGCCACGCAAAACGTTCAGGATTCGGCGCTGACGGCGATCCCCGACAGTCTGAAAAAGCTCAACAACAACGAGACGAATGCTTTTTAA
- the nadA gene encoding quinolinate synthase NadA, whose product MTALQPYTIPSQDDRQSVLADKIKRLREERNAIILAHYYTVPEIQQVADVVGDSLALARAAETTDADVIVFAGVYFMGETAKILNPGKTVLMPDNSAGCPLADSCPADRFRSFREQYPDALVISYINSTAEIKAESDIICTSSNAVDIVSQIPSDKRIIFGPDRNLGSYVMQQLEREMILWQGFCYVHESYSWDVIETAVRQFPDAQLIAHPECRREVLDHADFVGSTGALLAYSQKSPADAFIVATEPGILYEMKKRSPEKSFIAAPKDIVSSQSVCSQMKQNTMENLCNCLETMAPQIVVDETLAAGALKSIRKMLEMSK is encoded by the coding sequence ATGACAGCACTACAGCCATACACCATCCCTTCTCAGGATGACAGACAGAGCGTTCTTGCCGACAAGATCAAAAGGCTCAGAGAGGAGCGAAATGCCATTATTCTCGCCCATTACTATACCGTTCCTGAAATTCAGCAGGTTGCCGATGTCGTTGGTGACAGCCTTGCCCTGGCCCGTGCAGCCGAAACAACCGATGCAGATGTGATTGTTTTTGCAGGTGTCTATTTCATGGGAGAGACGGCAAAGATTCTCAATCCCGGAAAAACAGTGCTGATGCCTGATAATTCTGCGGGCTGTCCTCTTGCTGACAGTTGTCCGGCCGACAGATTCCGGTCTTTCAGAGAGCAGTATCCGGATGCGCTGGTGATCAGTTATATCAACTCCACGGCTGAAATCAAAGCTGAGTCGGATATCATCTGTACCTCATCGAACGCAGTCGATATCGTCAGTCAGATTCCTTCGGATAAACGAATTATTTTCGGACCGGATAGAAATCTCGGTAGTTACGTGATGCAGCAGCTTGAGCGCGAGATGATTCTTTGGCAGGGTTTCTGCTATGTTCACGAGTCGTATAGTTGGGATGTTATCGAGACGGCAGTTCGGCAGTTTCCCGATGCGCAGCTGATTGCACACCCCGAATGCCGCCGAGAGGTTCTCGATCATGCTGATTTCGTTGGTTCGACGGGCGCTTTGCTTGCCTATAGCCAAAAGAGTCCGGCTGATGCATTTATCGTAGCTACCGAGCCGGGGATCCTCTATGAGATGAAGAAACGCTCTCCGGAAAAGAGCTTTATTGCGGCTCCTAAAGATATCGTCTCTTCCCAGAGCGTCTGCAGTCAGATGAAGCAGAATACGATGGAGAACCTCTGCAATTGCCTTGAGACCATGGCCCCGCAAATTGTTGTCGACGAGACGCTGGCTGCTGGAGCGTTGAAATCAATCAGGAAAATGCTCGAGATGTCGAAATAA
- a CDS encoding vitamin B12-dependent ribonucleotide reductase: MKISRRFTLKDSDVYEKFEYTRRTSVLRNPDGSKVFEMNDIEVPKEWSQVATDILAQKYFRKTGVPQRNAKGEIIRDKKGNPVTGSENSIRQVAHRLVGCWKDWGEKHNYFDSPDDAKAFYDEVVFMLMKQMAAPNSPQWFNTGLHYAYGISGPAQGHFHVDPETDKVCESTDAYSRPQAHACFIQSVNDDLVNDGGIFDLAIREARVFKFGSGSGTNFSNLRSRGEKLSGGGTSSGLMSFLKIFDSAAGAIKSGGTTRRAAKMVIVDIDHPDIEEFIEWKSREEDKVASLVSGSRVCSKFLKAIVDEAVSNGTDRMTNPKLNTLVVNALGRGVPMSYIVRVISLVEQGYTTLDFDEYTTHYESEAYQTVSGQNSNNTVRVTNEFMKAVENDDLWVLRERTTGKSARSVRARDLWEKIVMSAWKCADPGLQFDTTINEWHTCPASGRINGSNPCSEYMFLDDTACNLASLNLAHFLDVEKGEIKVDDLLHATRLWTIVLEISVLMAHFPSEDIARLSYEFRTLGLGFANLGTILMVMGIPYDSPKALAIAGAISALITGGAYRASAEMAADLGPYARFRENEKDMLRVIRNHRRAAHNLSEDEYENLLVKPRGIDSEYCPGYLFKAVGSVWDDALAKGEKDGFRNAQVSVIAPTGTIGLVMDCDTTGIEPEFAIVKFKKLAGGGYFKIVNQSVHKALKRLGYSDTDIDEIEKYCKGYGTFVGCPTISHQWLVSKGFTDDKIEAVEAQLSNVFDIRFAFNKWILGDEFCHSLGFSEEQLNDPHFNMLEALGASSEDARAANDYVCGTMTIEGAPHLRLEHLPVFDCAGTCGLKGVRYIKPMAHVRMMSAVQPFVSGAISKTVNMPPTATVEEISDVYLTAWQSMVKAITIYRDGSKLSQPLSNSSYQDLDEVIMLGTEDDLDETLGPKEVQERIVEKVYHRSDRRLLPKRRKGYIREAYVGGHKVFLRTGEYEDGSLGEVFIDMYKEGASFKGLLNCFAVLSSKALQYGMPLEELVDSFTFTRFEPAGMVQGHNVIKNATSILDYVFRSIGYDYLGRKDFVHVKAVDEISHGEKAEKAENPSANGHDPAGVNTVVETTKKAAAHAGHEHGGVADSQIMQARVQGYSGEQCENCGSVRVKQNGTCKVCEDCGMTTGCS; this comes from the coding sequence ATGAAGATTTCCCGCCGTTTTACTCTGAAGGATAGCGACGTGTATGAGAAGTTTGAGTACACCCGACGGACGTCCGTGCTTCGCAACCCTGATGGTTCAAAGGTGTTTGAAATGAATGATATCGAGGTGCCGAAAGAGTGGTCTCAGGTGGCAACTGATATTCTCGCCCAGAAATATTTTCGTAAAACCGGCGTGCCCCAGCGTAATGCGAAAGGGGAGATTATCCGGGATAAAAAAGGTAATCCTGTTACCGGAAGCGAAAATTCCATCAGGCAGGTGGCTCATCGTCTCGTCGGTTGTTGGAAAGACTGGGGGGAAAAGCACAACTATTTCGACTCTCCCGATGATGCGAAGGCGTTTTACGACGAGGTGGTTTTTATGCTGATGAAGCAGATGGCTGCTCCGAACTCGCCACAATGGTTCAATACCGGTTTGCATTACGCCTATGGCATCAGCGGTCCTGCTCAGGGGCATTTTCATGTCGACCCGGAGACCGATAAGGTGTGTGAGTCCACTGACGCATACAGCCGACCGCAGGCTCACGCCTGCTTTATCCAGTCGGTCAATGACGACCTTGTCAACGATGGAGGTATTTTCGATCTTGCTATCCGTGAGGCGAGGGTTTTCAAGTTCGGCAGCGGTTCAGGCACGAACTTTTCGAATCTGCGTTCCCGCGGTGAAAAACTCAGCGGAGGCGGAACCTCTTCGGGTTTGATGAGTTTCCTCAAGATTTTCGATTCAGCAGCGGGAGCGATTAAATCAGGAGGCACAACGCGTCGTGCGGCCAAGATGGTCATTGTCGATATCGATCATCCCGATATCGAGGAGTTCATCGAGTGGAAATCACGCGAAGAGGACAAGGTCGCCTCTCTTGTTTCCGGTTCGAGGGTCTGTTCGAAATTTCTTAAAGCGATTGTTGACGAGGCGGTCAGTAACGGGACCGACCGGATGACCAATCCGAAACTCAATACGCTTGTTGTCAATGCTCTGGGCCGTGGCGTGCCGATGAGTTATATCGTCAGGGTGATCTCTCTGGTAGAACAGGGTTATACAACCCTTGATTTTGACGAGTACACGACCCATTATGAATCGGAAGCCTACCAGACCGTCAGCGGTCAGAACTCAAACAATACGGTTCGTGTGACCAATGAGTTCATGAAGGCTGTCGAGAATGATGATCTCTGGGTGCTCAGGGAAAGGACAACGGGCAAGAGTGCCCGATCGGTCAGAGCAAGGGATTTGTGGGAAAAAATTGTGATGAGCGCATGGAAGTGTGCCGATCCCGGTCTGCAGTTCGATACGACGATCAATGAGTGGCATACCTGTCCTGCAAGCGGGAGGATCAACGGCAGCAATCCATGCTCTGAATACATGTTCCTCGACGATACAGCCTGCAATCTGGCCAGTCTCAATCTGGCTCATTTTCTTGATGTCGAAAAAGGCGAGATCAAGGTTGATGATCTGCTTCATGCGACAAGACTGTGGACTATCGTTCTCGAAATTTCCGTGCTGATGGCTCATTTCCCGTCAGAGGATATCGCACGTCTGAGCTATGAGTTCAGAACCCTCGGGCTTGGATTTGCCAATCTCGGGACTATTCTCATGGTTATGGGTATTCCCTATGATTCGCCCAAGGCGTTGGCTATTGCCGGTGCCATATCGGCTCTTATTACAGGCGGAGCGTACCGTGCGTCAGCTGAAATGGCTGCCGACCTTGGCCCTTATGCGCGTTTTCGTGAAAATGAAAAAGATATGCTGAGGGTTATTCGCAATCATCGGCGTGCAGCTCATAATCTGAGTGAGGATGAATATGAGAATCTTCTTGTCAAACCGCGCGGTATTGACTCGGAATACTGTCCCGGCTATCTTTTCAAGGCGGTTGGCAGTGTTTGGGACGATGCTCTTGCCAAAGGCGAGAAAGACGGTTTTCGCAACGCTCAGGTCAGCGTGATCGCGCCTACGGGAACGATAGGCCTGGTTATGGATTGCGATACGACCGGTATCGAGCCGGAGTTTGCTATCGTGAAATTTAAAAAACTTGCCGGCGGGGGATACTTCAAAATTGTCAACCAGTCGGTACACAAAGCGCTTAAGCGTCTTGGCTACAGCGATACCGATATAGATGAGATCGAGAAGTATTGCAAAGGTTACGGGACTTTTGTGGGCTGTCCTACGATCAGCCACCAGTGGCTTGTGAGCAAGGGGTTCACCGACGACAAGATCGAGGCGGTCGAGGCCCAGCTTTCAAATGTTTTCGATATCCGTTTTGCTTTCAATAAATGGATTCTCGGCGATGAGTTCTGCCATTCGCTCGGATTCAGCGAAGAGCAGCTCAATGATCCTCACTTCAACATGCTTGAAGCGCTTGGCGCTTCGTCTGAAGATGCCCGGGCAGCCAATGATTACGTGTGCGGTACTATGACTATCGAGGGTGCGCCGCACCTTCGTCTTGAACACCTGCCGGTGTTCGACTGTGCCGGAACATGCGGCCTCAAGGGGGTACGCTATATCAAGCCTATGGCTCATGTACGTATGATGTCGGCTGTTCAGCCGTTCGTATCGGGCGCGATATCCAAAACTGTCAATATGCCGCCGACGGCTACGGTCGAGGAGATCAGTGACGTCTACCTCACGGCATGGCAGTCTATGGTCAAGGCTATCACTATTTATCGTGATGGTTCAAAACTTTCTCAGCCGCTCAGCAACAGCAGTTATCAGGACCTTGATGAAGTGATTATGCTGGGTACAGAAGATGATCTCGATGAAACTCTGGGTCCGAAAGAGGTGCAGGAGCGTATTGTCGAGAAGGTCTATCACCGTTCCGACCGCAGGCTGTTGCCGAAGAGGCGAAAAGGCTATATCCGCGAAGCGTATGTCGGCGGTCATAAGGTGTTTCTTCGCACAGGTGAATATGAGGACGGTTCTCTTGGCGAGGTGTTTATCGACATGTACAAGGAGGGGGCTTCATTTAAGGGGCTTCTGAACTGTTTTGCTGTGCTTTCCTCAAAAGCGCTCCAGTACGGGATGCCTCTCGAGGAACTGGTCGACAGTTTTACCTTCACGCGCTTTGAGCCGGCAGGTATGGTGCAGGGGCATAATGTCATTAAAAATGCCACATCGATTCTTGATTATGTTTTTCGTTCGATAGGCTATGATTATCTCGGCCGCAAGGATTTTGTTCATGTTAAGGCAGTTGATGAGATTTCGCATGGAGAGAAGGCTGAAAAAGCTGAAAACCCTTCAGCTAACGGCCATGATCCCGCCGGGGTCAACACCGTTGTTGAAACGACAAAAAAGGCGGCAGCTCATGCCGGCCACGAGCATGGCGGGGTGGCTGATTCACAGATTATGCAGGCCAGAGTTCAGGGCTATTCAGGTGAGCAGTGTGAAAACTGCGGTTCGGTCAGGGTCAAGCAGAACGGTACCTGCAAGGTGTGCGAGGATTGCGGTATGACGACTGGTTGTTCCTGA
- the pdxA gene encoding 4-hydroxythreonine-4-phosphate dehydrogenase PdxA, with product MKTTAWTIGDIHGIGPEIILKTFDESLRSTGQPEEKPIVIGSAEALLYYSKRLGLSIDIRTIDAPEKAAAYPQGVLPVISVGEPSSPLQPGTISAEAGRLSMLAIEKAANLCLEGRCAAMVTAPIHKEAVARAGYPHTGHTDFLADLCATDNPTMLFRDPVSGLMVALATIHVALHRVPELIRSMDMSAFFSNLNRSLQSDFRIEQPRIAVLGLNPHASDGGVMGREEKEIILPCIDALADRQNIEGPFAADGFFGSGKYRNYDVTVAMYHDQGLLPFKVLAFDTGINVTLGLPLVRTSPDHGTSFDIAGQGRASHRSFSEAAKLAWEIAFNRLMEHS from the coding sequence ATGAAGACCACAGCATGGACAATTGGCGACATCCACGGTATCGGACCGGAAATCATTCTGAAAACGTTTGATGAATCGCTGCGCTCAACCGGTCAGCCAGAAGAAAAACCAATCGTTATCGGCTCGGCTGAAGCGCTTCTTTACTACAGCAAACGCCTCGGTCTGTCTATCGATATCCGTACCATCGATGCACCCGAAAAAGCCGCAGCATATCCTCAGGGAGTATTGCCGGTTATCAGCGTCGGAGAGCCATCCTCTCCTCTGCAGCCGGGCACCATCAGTGCCGAAGCAGGCCGGCTCTCAATGCTTGCAATTGAAAAAGCGGCCAATCTCTGCCTTGAAGGACGCTGTGCGGCTATGGTGACCGCCCCGATTCACAAAGAGGCCGTTGCCAGAGCAGGCTATCCCCATACCGGTCACACCGATTTTCTCGCCGACCTGTGCGCAACAGATAATCCGACCATGCTCTTCAGAGACCCTGTATCAGGACTGATGGTCGCTCTGGCGACAATTCACGTGGCGTTGCATAGAGTCCCTGAACTGATCAGATCTATGGATATGAGCGCGTTCTTCAGCAACCTCAACCGCTCACTTCAGTCAGATTTCAGAATTGAGCAGCCCAGGATCGCGGTTCTCGGACTCAACCCCCACGCCTCTGACGGCGGGGTCATGGGCAGGGAAGAAAAAGAGATCATTCTTCCATGCATTGACGCGCTCGCAGACAGACAGAATATTGAAGGTCCTTTTGCCGCTGATGGATTTTTCGGGTCAGGGAAATACAGGAACTACGATGTCACTGTCGCCATGTATCATGACCAGGGACTGCTTCCATTCAAAGTACTGGCATTCGACACCGGTATCAACGTCACGCTCGGCCTCCCTCTTGTCAGGACATCACCCGATCACGGCACAAGTTTCGACATTGCAGGCCAGGGCAGGGCATCACACCGAAGCTTCAGCGAAGCGGCAAAACTGGCTTGGGAAATTGCGTTCAACCGCCTCATGGAGCACTCATAG